One genomic window of Glycine soja cultivar W05 chromosome 9, ASM419377v2, whole genome shotgun sequence includes the following:
- the LOC114425861 gene encoding ethylene-responsive transcription factor ERF017-like, with the protein MVKPKSVEKPAEEQQQRSVSSYRGVRKRKWGKYVSEIRLPNSRQRIWLGSYDSAEKAARAFDAAMFCLRGSGAKFNFPSDPPNIAGGGNMTSSQIQIAAARFANSEPRNERSDQPVESLTSDEETASFPVISDTDTSSPPLSDVTFQNDAELVTGSFPDMFSDFGSGDFVPDFSDFPSFDDFSRDFFLHELPGFNFGEENLDGLIIQDSFLWNF; encoded by the coding sequence ATGGTGAAGCCGAAGAGCGTGGAGAAACCCGCAGAGGAACAACAACAACGAAGTGTTTCATCGTACAGAGGAGTACGGAAGAGGAAGTGGGGGAAGTACGTGTCGGAAATTAGGTTACCCAACAGCCGTCAAAGGATTTGGTTGGGTTCCTATGACAGCGCCGAGAAGGCGGCACGCGCGTTCGACGCTGCCATGTTCTGCTTACGTGGCAGCGGCGCCAAATTTAATTTCCCGAGTGACCCACCCAACATCGCCGGCGGGGGGAACATGACCTCCTCCCAGATTCAGATCGCGGCGGCGCGTTTCGCCAATTCGGAGCCCCGAAATGAGCGTTCGGATCAACCCGTGGAGTCTTTAACTTCGGATGAGGAAACGGCATCGTTTCCGGTCATTTCGGATACGGATACATCATCTCCTCCTCTCTCAGACGTGACGTTCCAAAACGACGCCGAATTAGTGACTGGGTCGTTCCCTGATATGTTTTCGGATTTCGGGTCGGGCGATTTTGTGCCCGATTTCTCCGATTTTCCGAGCTTCGACGATTTCAGCCGGGACTTCTTCTTGCATGAACTTCCGGGTTTCAATTTCGGAGAAGAGAACTTGGATGGATTGATAATTCAGGACTCGTTCTTGTGGAATTTCTAA
- the LOC114368103 gene encoding protein MAIN-LIKE 1-like, with translation MSDGFCGTHLQIMVRTRGLGRALGQVTRRGVGRGDHDDSDDAPQRRRPTASARKQRVDVTADHVDEPVIPDPDVQDDPMEAPAAVEDIPADAGAEAAEDQSQGFSGGPSDLSVLTTYANHVACSVWTGEERPELKLSSHGRKVHGLGRPVPAIEGLIAGTGLSPLIACSVDTGDRGLLSAFVERWHRETSSFHLPVGELTITLDDVSSLLHLPVIGDFHAFEPLHVDDAVQMLVDLLMVSPESARAETVQCRGPYVRLQWVRDIYQRRCQTGHWTAAARAYLLHLLGCTLFANKSATNVHVVYLEALRDLSMTERYAWGVAALVHMYDQLNDASMSHSRQLGGYITLLQCWIYEHFPSVAESTADQDYDEASPRACRWIATKKTVKSIRTPSYGERLDRLRIPDVCWIPYGEHREVRDFHVRSCYSGLLRWGPVAVYYRPERVVRQFGYTQTIPAPLVDSWVSYDDIHDRWMHYEDHIVPAGEVCVVSGACSSDYIDWFFRISHPFMTPGHAVDPLPYGHAPQPRVVPQAPQTDIPHVPEPGASSTSMEEPRHAVEVCDDIAERLERHLSLGVVTPGSSTHEVIEECLRLTRSVTQDHLVCLRLIFLVYTDIVHELIS, from the exons atgagtgATGGATTTTGTGGTactcatttgcagatcatggttaggaccAGAGGATTAGGTCGTGCCTTAGGTCAGGTCACTCGCAGAGGTGTGGGCAGAGGAGATCATGATGATtccgatgatgctccacagcgtCGACGACCTACTGCATCCGCACGGAAGCAACGAGTCGATGTGACTGCGGATCACGTCGATGAGCCAGTCATCCCTGACCCAGATGTTCAGGATGACCCGATGGAGGCACCAGCTGCTGTGGAGGACATTCCTGCGGACGCAGGTGCAGAGGCGGCTGAGGATCAGTCTCAGGGATTTTCGGGTGGTCCGAGCGACCTATCTGTGCTGACAACGTATGCGAATCACGTTGCTTGCAGTGTATGGACGGGAGAG gagcgtcctgaattgaagttatCCTCTCATGGGAGGAAGGTCCACGGTTTAGGCAGGCCTGTCCCTGCCATTGAGGGACTTATTGCTGGTACAGGACTAAGTCCTCTGATCGCGTGTTCGGTAGACACCGGCGATCGGGGACTTTTGTCCGCGTTTGTGGAGCGGTGGCATCGGGAGACGTCTAGTTTCCATCTCCCGGTGGGTGAGCTCACCATCACATTGGACGACGTTTCCTCTCTTCTCCATCTTCCCGTTATAGGCGACTTTCACGCATTTGAGCCCTTGCACGTGGATGATGCGGTTCAGATGCTGGTGGACTTGTTGATGGTGTCTCCAGAGTCTGCTAGGGCTGAGACAGTCCAGTGTCGCGGACCGTACGTACGCCTGCAATGGGTACGTGATATATATCAACGCCGATGCCAGACAGGTCATTGGACAGCTGCGGCTCGTGCATATCTTCTTCACCTACTGGGTTGCACtctgtttgctaacaagagtgcaaccaatGTCCATGTTGTCTACTTGGAGGCCCTTCGTGACCTCAGTATGACAGAGAGGTACGCTTGGGGAGTGGCTGCTTTGGTTCATATGTACGACCAGCTGAACGATGCATCCATGAGCCACAGTCGACAGCTTGGCGGTTACATCACACTGCTGCAg TGCTGGATTTACGAGCACTTTCCCTCGGTTGCGGAGTCCACCGCTGATCAGGACTACGACGAGGCTTCTCCGCGTGCGTGCAGGTGGATTGCGACAAAGAAGACCGTGAAGAGCATTCGCACGCCGTCGTACGGGGAGCGCCTGGACCGACTCCGGATTCCGGATGTCTGTTGGATCCCGTATGGGGAGCATCGGGAGGTCCGAGACTTCCACGTTAGATCATGCTACTCCGGTCTCTTGCGCTGGGGGCCTGTTGCTGTTTATTATCGACCGGAGAGGGTCGTGCGGCAGTTTGGTTACACGCAGACCATTCCTGCTCCTCTTGTCGATTCATGGGTCTCGTATGATGATATACACGACAGGTGGATGCACTATGAGGATCATATCGTACCTGCAGGTGAGGTGTGCGTTGTGTCAGGGGCGTGTTCCAGTGACTACATCGATTGGTTCTTCCGCATCTCCCATCCTTTCATGACACCAGGCCACGCAGTAGATCCTCTACCTTATGGTCACGCCCCGCAGCCCCGAGTCGTCCCTCAGGCCCCGCAGACGGATATCCCTCACGTGCCGGAGCCAGGAGCTTCGTCGACATCTATGGAGGAGCccagacatgcagtg GAAGTTTGTGATGACATTGCTGAGAGGTTGGAGCGCCATCTGAGTCTAGGGGTGGTCACGCCTGGCTCATCGACACATGAGGTGATCGAAGAATGCCTCAGATTGACCAGGAGTGTGACACAGGACCATCTAGTGTGCCTCAGATTGATATTCCTTGTATATACAGATATTGTACATGAACTCATTTCATGA
- the LOC114368102 gene encoding uncharacterized protein LOC114368102: protein MKKGFGCKGSIMCLVVALCVAIALVLLGVILALTVFKPRHPITNVDSVRLQNMSLAMDIFSMSVNVNLTLEVDVSVNNPNKLGFNYYNSFAQLNYKGQLIGEAPIPNGDILAEEIKGLNLTLIVMADRLVSNSNVTKDVALGSLPLNTLVRIFCQVNILGFMKFYVASTSSPKIPHFLDFKNLYKGAKLSPFTSI from the coding sequence ATGAAAAAGGGATTTGGCTGCAAAGGAAGCATTATGTGCCTAGTGGTAGCATTATGTGTAGCGATTGCACTTGTATTGTTAGGGGTGATCTTAGCATTGACGGTGTTCAAACCAAGGCACCCCATTACCAATGTGGATTCAGTAAGGCTTCAGAACATGAGCTTGGCCATGGACATATTTAGCATGAGTGTAAATGTGAACTTGACATTAGAAGTGGATGTTTCAGTCAACAACCCTAATAAGCTTGGATTCAATTACTACAATAGCTTTGCCCAACTCAACTATAAAGGGCAGTTGATTGGGGAAGCTCCTATCCCTAATGGAGACATATTAGCTGAGGAGATTAAGGGACTCAACTTGACACTCATTGTTATGGCTGATCGTTTGGTCTCCAATTCTAATGTCACCAAGGATGTTGCATTGGGTTCATTGCCCCTCAACACCTTAGTGAGAATTTTTTGCCAAGTCAACATCTTAGGGTTTATGAAATTCTATGTGGCTTCCACCTCATCACCAAAAATTCCCCATTTCCTCGACTTCAAGAATTTGTACAAAGGAGCAAAGTTGTCCCCATTCACTTCAATATAG